The Flavobacteriales bacterium genome has a segment encoding these proteins:
- a CDS encoding MjaI family restriction endonuclease, whose amino-acid sequence MKKLKIKNDEIHELVVGETIAFPKYTTQLMNLANSNAQGTRPKVVGQMSELIQEFTGNDIKSWEVWYKERNPDAIQNATDRIYDMVKNFQKSILLIDRGMIERWVEDLVVNKTFVGLRFQEAILKKIAEAKGENYRLANPSEESQGIDGYIGYVPVSIKPLSYQSKGNLVEEIAVQMVFYEKKKDGLVIYYDF is encoded by the coding sequence ATGAAAAAACTGAAAATCAAGAATGACGAGATTCATGAGTTGGTGGTTGGCGAAACTATTGCGTTCCCAAAGTACACCACTCAATTGATGAATTTGGCGAATTCCAACGCTCAGGGAACGAGGCCAAAGGTCGTTGGTCAGATGAGTGAACTGATTCAGGAGTTTACTGGGAACGACATCAAGAGTTGGGAAGTTTGGTACAAGGAACGAAACCCAGATGCTATTCAGAATGCGACCGACAGGATTTATGATATGGTCAAGAACTTTCAGAAGTCCATATTATTGATTGATCGGGGGATGATCGAGCGATGGGTTGAAGATCTTGTTGTGAACAAGACCTTTGTGGGTTTAAGGTTTCAAGAAGCAATTCTGAAGAAGATAGCCGAGGCGAAAGGTGAAAACTACCGTCTCGCAAATCCAAGCGAGGAAAGCCAAGGAATTGATGGTTACATAGGCTACGTGCCTGTGAGCATCAAACCTCTGAGCTATCAGTCAAAGGGGAATTTGGTGGAGGAGATAGCTGTACAGATGGTCTTCTATGAGAAGAAGAAAGATGGTTTGGTCATTTATTATGATTTTTGA
- a CDS encoding helix-turn-helix domain-containing protein: MDIRIKLGERIRVLRKTKGLSQEKFAAICELDRTYIAGIELGKRNVSLLNIEKIASGLELRLEQLFEGL; this comes from the coding sequence ATGGACATTCGCATAAAATTAGGTGAACGAATACGTGTGCTGAGAAAGACGAAAGGTCTCAGTCAGGAGAAGTTTGCGGCCATCTGTGAACTTGACCGAACCTATATTGCTGGTATTGAGCTTGGTAAAAGGAATGTCTCGCTGTTGAACATTGAGAAGATCGCCAGTGGGTTGGAATTACGGTTGGAACAACTTTTTGAGGGACTATGA
- a CDS encoding pyruvate carboxylase, protein MKIRKVLVANRGEIAIRILRACVELKLRTVAVYTFEDRYSLHRYKADESYQLGKDNEPLKPYLDIDEIINLALEKNVDAIHPGYGFLSENEEFARKCRENGIIFIGPEPEVMAQLGDKVAAKEVAKRCEVPIIESSEKTLTDVKTALAEAKRIGFPVMLKAASGGGGRGMRVIREAEELENAFNEAKREAGRAFGDDTVFLEKFIENPKHIEVQIVADNEGNTIHLHERDCSVQRRFQKVVEVAPAMGLGQDVRKRLFDYAIKIAKAVKYNNVGTVEFLVDPNGEIFFIEVNPRIQVEHTVTEMVTGIDIVKLQIRIAMGFKLYEDEIAIPDQTAISVNGFAIQCRITAEDPENDFKPDHGTLITYRPAEGFGIRLDPGSVYSGVRISPFFDSLLVKVCSHSRTLDGAARKMTRCLQEYRIRGVKTNIRFVENIVNHDVFKRGEATVNFIKEHPELFKFVVPRDRATRIVKFLGEISVNGNPDVKFVDENKVLLKPVVPEYERFSAYPKGTKDLLNELGAERFAEWLRKEKSIHYTDTTFRDAHQSLFATRMRTFDMLRVAESYAKNHPEIFSFEVWGGATFDVALRFLHEDPWERLAELRKAIPNVLLQMLIRGSNGVGYKAYPDNMVEKFVEKSWETGVDIFRIFDSLNWMKGIGPCIEYVRSRTEGIAEGAMCYTGDILDPQRSKYNLNYYLQLAKDIENAGAHILAIKDMAGLLKPYAATELVTALKDTVKIPIHLHTHDTSSLQPATYLKAIEAGVDVVDVALGSVSGLTSQPNFNSVVEMMRFHEREQKVDIHRLNEFSNYFDRVRDHYYPFESGLKASTASVFEHEIPGGQYSNLKPQATALGLAEKFEDIKLMYAKVNDLFGDVIKVTPSSKVVGDMALYLVSNGFTIEDVMEKGDTISFPESVVDFFMGRLGQPHGGFPKELQKIILKDKEPFTDRPNSHLEPIDFEKGFAEFKKKFDASLKMTDYLSYLMYPKVFEDYYAKKKEYGDISKVPTGNFFFGMKLREETLVEIGEGKNIIIELLSIGPADDNGMRTLFFRVNGMTRNIEVLDKSLNIQKVENEKADKNDPNQIGAPLQGLLSKVLVKKGTKVKKNQPLFIIEAMKMETTVTASENTTVKRTVLEEGTLVEADDLVLVTG, encoded by the coding sequence ATGAAGATCAGAAAAGTACTTGTTGCCAATCGTGGCGAGATTGCCATCCGCATTCTGCGCGCCTGTGTAGAATTGAAGCTGCGCACGGTGGCCGTTTACACGTTCGAAGACCGCTATTCGCTGCACCGCTATAAGGCAGATGAGAGCTATCAGCTCGGTAAGGACAACGAGCCACTGAAACCGTATCTCGACATTGACGAGATCATCAACCTGGCGTTGGAGAAGAATGTGGATGCCATTCATCCTGGCTACGGTTTCCTTTCTGAGAACGAGGAATTTGCCCGCAAGTGCCGCGAGAATGGCATCATCTTCATTGGTCCTGAACCTGAGGTGATGGCCCAATTGGGCGATAAAGTTGCGGCCAAAGAAGTGGCCAAGCGCTGCGAAGTACCGATCATTGAAAGCAGCGAGAAAACGCTGACCGATGTGAAAACGGCTTTAGCCGAGGCGAAACGTATCGGATTTCCTGTGATGCTGAAGGCCGCTTCGGGTGGCGGTGGACGTGGTATGCGTGTCATTCGCGAAGCGGAGGAATTGGAAAATGCCTTCAATGAGGCCAAGCGTGAGGCTGGAAGAGCCTTTGGTGACGACACGGTTTTCTTGGAGAAGTTCATTGAGAACCCGAAGCACATTGAAGTGCAGATCGTGGCTGATAATGAAGGCAACACGATACACTTGCACGAACGAGATTGTTCCGTTCAGCGCAGGTTTCAGAAAGTAGTGGAAGTGGCACCCGCCATGGGCTTGGGGCAGGACGTGCGCAAACGGCTGTTCGATTACGCCATCAAGATCGCCAAAGCGGTCAAGTACAATAATGTAGGAACGGTTGAATTTCTGGTTGACCCGAATGGCGAGATTTTCTTCATTGAGGTGAATCCACGTATTCAGGTGGAGCATACCGTTACGGAAATGGTCACGGGTATTGATATCGTGAAGCTCCAGATCCGCATTGCGATGGGTTTCAAACTCTACGAGGATGAGATTGCCATTCCCGACCAGACAGCCATCAGTGTGAACGGTTTCGCGATTCAATGTCGTATTACGGCCGAAGACCCTGAGAACGATTTCAAACCCGATCACGGAACGTTGATCACGTACCGACCAGCCGAAGGTTTTGGTATTCGACTCGATCCGGGAAGCGTGTATTCTGGCGTGCGCATCAGCCCGTTTTTCGACTCGTTGTTGGTAAAGGTCTGTTCGCATTCGCGAACGCTGGATGGTGCGGCACGGAAGATGACGCGCTGCTTGCAGGAATACCGAATTCGAGGCGTAAAGACCAACATCCGTTTTGTGGAGAATATTGTCAACCACGATGTTTTCAAGCGGGGAGAGGCCACGGTCAACTTCATCAAAGAGCACCCAGAACTGTTCAAGTTTGTGGTGCCAAGGGACCGCGCCACACGGATTGTCAAGTTCTTGGGTGAAATTTCGGTGAACGGAAATCCCGATGTGAAATTTGTTGATGAGAACAAGGTTTTACTTAAACCTGTGGTTCCTGAGTACGAACGGTTTTCGGCCTACCCAAAGGGAACCAAAGATCTGCTGAACGAACTCGGTGCGGAACGTTTTGCCGAATGGCTTCGCAAGGAAAAGTCCATCCATTACACGGATACCACTTTCCGCGATGCGCATCAATCGTTGTTCGCTACGCGGATGCGTACGTTCGATATGCTGCGAGTGGCCGAGAGTTATGCGAAAAATCACCCAGAGATATTCAGTTTTGAGGTTTGGGGCGGAGCCACGTTCGATGTAGCACTGCGCTTCTTGCACGAAGATCCGTGGGAGCGCTTGGCTGAACTCAGAAAGGCCATTCCCAATGTGCTGTTGCAAATGCTTATCCGTGGTTCGAACGGAGTTGGATACAAGGCATATCCCGACAATATGGTCGAGAAGTTCGTGGAAAAATCGTGGGAAACAGGCGTGGACATCTTCCGCATATTCGACAGTCTGAACTGGATGAAGGGCATCGGCCCGTGCATCGAATATGTGCGTTCGCGCACCGAAGGAATTGCCGAAGGTGCCATGTGCTATACGGGCGATATTCTCGATCCGCAGCGTAGCAAATACAACCTCAACTACTACCTGCAACTCGCCAAGGATATTGAGAACGCAGGCGCACACATTCTGGCCATTAAAGACATGGCCGGATTGCTGAAACCGTATGCGGCAACCGAGTTGGTGACCGCTTTGAAGGACACGGTGAAAATTCCGATCCATCTGCATACGCACGATACATCATCACTTCAGCCAGCAACGTATTTAAAGGCAATTGAAGCGGGTGTTGACGTGGTGGATGTGGCGCTTGGTTCAGTTTCTGGGCTAACCTCGCAACCCAATTTCAATTCGGTGGTGGAAATGATGCGTTTCCATGAGCGGGAACAAAAGGTTGACATTCATAGGTTGAATGAATTCTCTAATTATTTCGACCGCGTGCGCGACCATTACTATCCGTTTGAAAGTGGATTGAAGGCCAGCACTGCCAGTGTGTTCGAACACGAAATTCCAGGTGGGCAGTATTCTAACTTGAAGCCACAGGCCACGGCACTTGGACTTGCCGAGAAGTTTGAGGACATCAAATTGATGTATGCCAAGGTGAATGATCTGTTTGGAGACGTGATCAAGGTAACGCCATCTTCAAAGGTTGTTGGCGATATGGCGCTGTACCTCGTTTCCAACGGTTTTACCATAGAAGACGTGATGGAAAAGGGCGATACCATTTCGTTCCCGGAGAGTGTGGTCGATTTCTTCATGGGGCGTCTTGGTCAGCCACATGGCGGTTTCCCGAAGGAGTTGCAGAAGATCATCCTCAAAGACAAAGAACCGTTTACCGATCGTCCGAACAGCCACTTGGAGCCGATTGATTTCGAAAAGGGATTTGCCGAGTTCAAGAAGAAATTCGATGCTTCGCTGAAAATGACCGATTACCTCTCGTACCTCATGTACCCGAAGGTGTTTGAAGATTATTACGCCAAGAAAAAAGAGTACGGAGACATCTCGAAAGTGCCAACGGGCAACTTCTTCTTCGGTATGAAGCTGCGCGAGGAAACGTTGGTGGAGATAGGCGAGGGCAAGAACATCATCATCGAACTGCTCTCCATCGGACCTGCTGATGATAACGGAATGCGCACGCTATTTTTCCGGGTGAACGGCATGACCCGCAACATTGAAGTGCTCGATAAGAGCCTGAACATTCAAAAAGTAGAGAATGAGAAGGCTGATAAGAACGACCCGAATCAGATCGGAGCTCCGTTGCAAGGTCTGCTGAGCAAAGTCTTGGTGAAGAAAGGCACCAAGGTGAAGAAGAACCAGCCGCTGTTCATCATCGAGGCTATGAAAATGGAAACCACCGTTACGGCTTCGGAGAACACCACTGTTAAACGAACAGTGCTTGAAGAAGGAACACTTGTGGAGGCTGATGATCTTGTGTTAGTTACTGGCTAA
- a CDS encoding glycosyl transferase, with translation MRILYAIQGTGNGHLSRSMEIIPHLQKRGHVDVLLSGNQCELKLPFEVRYRFHGLSFIFGQKGGVDFVKTYNNNRVRRFMREVNSLDVSPYDLVVSDFEPVSSWACFLAQKRIIGLSNQASILTEGAPVAESDDLIGKFILKHYAPVSQAYGFHFQRYNPSIFTPIVRKEVRDLNVSNNGHYLVYLPAHSDERIVKALKKFPEVDWQVFSKHSNEAFIDENVWLRPIDNSQYLESLSSCAGLLCAAGFGATTEALFLGKKLCVVPMKKQFEQQCNALALNQMGIPVIKSLKKKWLPQIADWLMEEKPIRVNYPDNAEEIVSTILRNEILDAPNPSEKRLMAGFG, from the coding sequence ATGAGAATACTTTACGCCATACAAGGAACGGGAAACGGCCATTTGAGCCGTTCGATGGAGATCATTCCGCATTTGCAGAAACGTGGACACGTGGATGTGCTGCTGAGCGGCAATCAGTGCGAACTGAAACTGCCGTTCGAAGTGCGTTACCGTTTTCACGGTCTCAGCTTTATTTTTGGGCAGAAAGGCGGGGTCGATTTTGTGAAGACGTACAACAACAATCGTGTGAGACGTTTCATGCGCGAGGTGAATTCTTTGGATGTTTCGCCATACGATCTGGTTGTTTCCGATTTCGAACCTGTTTCGTCTTGGGCGTGTTTTCTGGCGCAGAAGCGCATTATTGGGCTGAGTAACCAAGCTTCCATTCTCACCGAAGGTGCTCCGGTGGCAGAAAGCGATGACCTTATTGGTAAGTTCATTCTGAAGCATTACGCACCCGTTTCTCAGGCTTATGGATTTCACTTTCAGCGATACAATCCAAGCATTTTCACGCCCATTGTCCGAAAGGAAGTACGCGACCTGAATGTTTCGAATAACGGACATTATCTGGTTTACCTGCCAGCGCACAGCGATGAGCGCATCGTCAAAGCGTTGAAGAAATTCCCCGAAGTGGACTGGCAGGTGTTTTCCAAGCATAGCAACGAAGCGTTCATTGATGAGAATGTTTGGCTTCGCCCGATCGACAATTCGCAGTACCTCGAAAGCCTTTCAAGCTGCGCTGGATTGCTCTGTGCGGCTGGTTTTGGAGCAACAACAGAAGCACTTTTCCTCGGGAAGAAATTGTGTGTGGTTCCAATGAAAAAGCAGTTCGAGCAGCAATGCAATGCATTGGCATTGAACCAAATGGGAATTCCCGTAATCAAGTCTCTCAAGAAGAAATGGCTTCCGCAGATTGCCGATTGGCTGATGGAGGAGAAGCCCATCCGCGTCAACTATCCCGACAATGCTGAGGAGATCGTAAGTACCATTCTCCGAAACGAAATTCTGGATGCGCCAAATCCGAGCGAAAAGCGGTTGATGGCCGGTTTTGGATAG
- a CDS encoding UDP-2,3-diacylglucosamine diphosphatase — protein MKFEDRRPVETVIISDTHLGTYGCHAEELVRYLKSIRPEKLILNGDIIDIWQFSKSYFPKDHIRVIKEITNMLSKGVEVHYIPGNHDEFVRKFCGQTIGNLHIDNKVVLELDGKQSWIFHGDVFDVSMRYSKWIAKLGGQGYDLLILFNRWVNRWLQRFGKEKISLSKRVKDSVKAAVKHVNDFETTTALIGISNGYDSVICGHIHKPIIKTIKGGDGEITYMNSGDWIENLTSLEYNDGKWSLYRYEEDEMMKDFTLQPDMVIEQTSQEILFGLIEEFSFKRA, from the coding sequence ATGAAATTTGAAGACAGACGCCCCGTAGAAACCGTGATCATCAGCGATACGCATCTTGGCACGTATGGTTGCCATGCCGAAGAACTGGTGCGTTATCTCAAGAGTATTCGTCCAGAGAAGCTGATTCTGAACGGTGATATCATCGACATCTGGCAGTTCAGCAAAAGCTATTTTCCGAAGGATCACATTCGTGTGATAAAGGAGATAACGAACATGCTTTCGAAGGGAGTGGAAGTGCATTACATTCCTGGAAATCATGATGAGTTTGTGCGAAAATTCTGTGGACAGACCATTGGAAATCTTCATATCGACAACAAGGTTGTGCTGGAATTGGACGGTAAGCAGTCGTGGATATTCCATGGCGATGTGTTCGATGTAAGCATGCGCTATTCGAAGTGGATCGCCAAATTGGGTGGACAGGGCTACGATCTGCTGATCCTGTTCAATCGCTGGGTAAACCGTTGGTTACAACGATTCGGAAAAGAGAAGATATCGCTTTCAAAACGGGTGAAAGACAGCGTGAAAGCGGCTGTGAAGCACGTGAATGATTTCGAGACCACAACGGCTTTGATCGGCATTTCGAACGGTTACGACAGCGTTATATGTGGTCACATCCATAAACCGATCATCAAGACCATCAAAGGTGGTGACGGGGAGATCACGTACATGAACAGTGGCGATTGGATTGAGAACCTTACCTCGCTGGAATACAATGATGGCAAATGGTCGCTCTATCGCTATGAAGAGGATGAAATGATGAAGGATTTCACGCTTCAGCCAGATATGGTCATTGAGCAGACCAGTCAGGAGATTCTGTTCGGGCTAATTGAGGAATTCAGTTTCAAACGTGCATGA